The Sulfolobales archaeon genome includes a region encoding these proteins:
- a CDS encoding translation initiation factor IF-6, with translation MSRIAIEKADILGNPNIGIYVFANNEVAIAPPIIPPDFEELLIRVLRVKRVIKTKISDTILPGVMVAGNDKGILVPRTIRDEELRAIKEGFSGNIAVIKAPPNALGNIIVANSRAAMIYKDLDDEIAKLIMDTLEVERVVRGTIAGLVTVGSAAVITNRGGLVHPDAKQDEIEYLSQLFKVNIDVSSVNFGVFFVRSGIIANDHGVIVGSRTTGPEILRISRILGGGV, from the coding sequence ATGTCGAGGATCGCTATAGAGAAGGCCGATATCCTTGGAAACCCAAACATAGGGATATATGTTTTCGCTAATAATGAGGTTGCTATAGCACCTCCAATAATACCCCCGGATTTTGAGGAGCTATTGATAAGAGTGCTAAGGGTGAAAAGGGTTATAAAGACTAAGATCAGCGATACTATATTGCCTGGGGTAATGGTTGCTGGCAATGATAAGGGTATACTGGTTCCAAGGACTATAAGGGATGAGGAGCTGAGGGCTATTAAGGAGGGGTTCAGCGGCAACATAGCGGTTATCAAGGCGCCACCAAATGCTCTGGGGAATATAATAGTTGCTAACTCGAGAGCAGCTATGATCTACAAGGATCTAGATGATGAAATAGCTAAGCTTATAATGGATACCCTCGAGGTGGAGAGGGTTGTGAGGGGAACAATAGCTGGTCTAGTAACTGTTGGATCAGCAGCTGTTATAACAAATAGGGGTGGGCTTGTCCATCCCGATGCGAAGCAGGATGAGATCGAGTATCTATCACAGCTATTCAAGGTAAACATAGATGTCTCCTCTGTGAATTTCGGCGTATTCTTCGTAAGATCAGGGATAATAGCTAATGATCATGGGGTAATAGTTGGATCTAGGACTACGGGGCCTGAAATATTAAGGATAAGTAGGATACTTGGTGGTGGTGT
- a CDS encoding DNA-binding protein produces MIKRRKMAELARRAEQERARREREAAEEALRQELLRRILTPEARERLANLRLVRPELVKSLEDQLIVLAQSGRIKIPITDEELKTILQNLFERTRREIRINIREKGW; encoded by the coding sequence ATGATTAAGAGGAGGAAGATGGCTGAGCTGGCTAGGAGGGCTGAGCAGGAGAGGGCTAGGAGGGAGAGGGAGGCTGCTGAAGAGGCTCTGAGGCAGGAGCTTCTGAGGAGGATCCTTACGCCAGAGGCTAGGGAGAGGCTTGCAAATCTAAGGCTTGTGAGGCCTGAGCTAGTCAAATCCCTAGAGGATCAGCTTATAGTGCTTGCCCAAAGCGGTAGAATAAAGATCCCGATTACTGATGAGGAGCTCAAGACAATACTTCAGAACCTCTTTGAGAGGACAAGGAGGGAGATAAGGATAAATATTAGGGAGAAGGGGTGGTGA
- a CDS encoding 50S ribosomal protein L31e, whose translation MVKEKDEALYVIPLQRVYWGGSRRTRGKRAIRLIKEFVKRHFKAERVIIDNMVNEYIFSYKIEKPPRRIAVKVIKIDEGIYKVLLAVPVRSQGK comes from the coding sequence ATGGTTAAAGAGAAGGATGAAGCACTATATGTGATACCACTCCAAAGGGTATATTGGGGAGGTAGTAGGAGGACAAGGGGTAAGAGGGCTATAAGGCTTATAAAGGAGTTTGTTAAGAGGCATTTCAAGGCTGAGAGGGTTATTATAGATAATATGGTTAATGAATATATATTCAGCTATAAGATTGAGAAGCCCCCTAGGAGGATCGCTGTGAAGGTTATAAAGATCGATGAGGGCATCTACAAGGTGCTCCTAGCGGTACCAGTGCGGAGCCAAGGTAAATAG
- a CDS encoding 50S ribosomal protein L39e: MARNKPLAKKLRLINREKSNSPIPVWVVAKTMRRIRYRPRLRHWRRSKLKDV, translated from the coding sequence ATGGCTAGGAACAAGCCCCTCGCTAAGAAGCTGAGGCTTATAAATAGGGAGAAGAGCAACTCCCCGATACCGGTTTGGGTTGTTGCAAAAACCATGAGGAGGATCAGGTATAGGCCTAGGCTGAGGCATTGGAGGAGGAGTAAGCTTAAGGATGTGTGA